Proteins co-encoded in one Nostoc sp. MS1 genomic window:
- a CDS encoding PPC domain-containing DNA-binding protein, whose product MKILAIRLKPNEDLRQSLKNFAIEQNIQAGFILSGIGSLKQAAIRFANQDKSTTFDEKFEILALNGTLSNEGIHLHIALADQQGKTIGGHLVDGCIIYTTAEIVIGTTQEFCFGRSFDEQTGYQELDIQYLPLCP is encoded by the coding sequence ATGAAAATATTAGCAATTAGACTCAAACCTAATGAAGATTTAAGACAATCTCTAAAAAACTTTGCTATAGAGCAAAATATTCAAGCAGGATTTATTTTAAGTGGTATCGGCAGTTTAAAACAAGCGGCAATTCGCTTTGCTAATCAAGATAAAAGTACAACCTTTGATGAAAAATTTGAAATTTTAGCTCTCAATGGAACTTTATCGAATGAAGGGATACATCTGCATATTGCTCTAGCAGATCAACAAGGTAAGACTATTGGTGGTCATCTTGTCGATGGATGTATAATTTATACTACTGCGGAAATAGTTATTGGCACTACGCAAGAGTTTTGCTTTGGAAGAAGCTTTGATGAGCAAACTGGGTATCAAGAATTAGATATTCAATATCTTCCACTTTGTCCTTAA
- a CDS encoding class I SAM-dependent methyltransferase, producing MIALQLLQMDILKEKMKQDDRYTLATGELGAHRLSILNKVHKPYTEFLLQRVGLEAGMVVADIGCGTGNVSNWLAQQVGDNGSVFGVDISAEQLEQARKNAKVEGLSNVTFSLGSAYATGLPLESFDLVYCRFLLMHLTQPTDALNQMQSLLKPGGILVCEEADFSCTFCDPPSRAYERCFELFMTISDIRGQHFRLGATLYRFFMDVGLANSEVCLFQPVVLHQDNKRLIDLSLFEAVDALIEAGITTPQEIDQTITQIRALAADEKTVFGIPRVTQVWARK from the coding sequence GTGATTGCTTTACAATTACTCCAAATGGACATTCTCAAAGAAAAAATGAAGCAAGATGACCGTTATACACTGGCCACTGGGGAATTAGGCGCACATCGGCTTTCAATCCTCAACAAAGTTCATAAACCCTACACTGAGTTCTTATTGCAGCGAGTTGGACTTGAAGCAGGAATGGTGGTAGCTGACATTGGTTGCGGCACAGGGAATGTTTCTAACTGGCTGGCTCAACAAGTTGGCGATAATGGCTCGGTCTTTGGTGTAGATATCAGTGCTGAACAATTAGAGCAAGCAAGAAAGAATGCTAAAGTTGAGGGTTTAAGCAATGTTACATTTTCTCTTGGTAGTGCCTATGCTACAGGATTACCATTAGAATCTTTTGACTTGGTTTACTGCCGCTTTTTGCTAATGCACCTAACTCAGCCTACCGATGCACTAAACCAAATGCAATCGCTCCTTAAGCCTGGGGGAATATTAGTTTGCGAAGAAGCAGACTTTAGCTGCACCTTTTGTGATCCGCCGTCAAGAGCTTATGAGCGTTGTTTTGAGCTTTTTATGACTATCAGCGACATTCGCGGTCAGCATTTTCGTCTCGGAGCAACTTTATACCGATTTTTCATGGATGTTGGATTAGCTAACTCAGAAGTTTGTTTGTTTCAACCCGTCGTATTGCATCAGGATAACAAGCGTCTAATCGATTTGTCATTGTTCGAGGCAGTTGATGCTCTTATCGAAGCTGGAATAACAACCCCACAGGAGATTGACCAGACAATTACCCAAATTAGAGCGTTAGCGGCTGATGAAAAAACAGTGTTTGGTATCCCTCGTGTCACACAAGTCTGGGCAAGAAAATAA
- a CDS encoding FHA domain-containing protein, protein MNALTSQQWVIAFQWNYNGNLINKKISKQEATRDNLNGAVIRIGREKPSCNLYLEDISVSGQHAEIYFDEQQQKFFIKSLSPKNTTKVDGQDLVYGEELPLKNGSNIVLGQLNIEVTNIQVYELEATNYSGFVNPKPNSNPVNSVSPSSNSNPVNSNISSIPVNLNPNSNPVNLNVNLRNTDPEPDSNKSKRWWQEPTIQVAIISAVVGIVTAAVTWYNNNQTQQTEILKSQLATNSAEKLKYIERLESHKKEVIKLLEKDEKTGNLIYSRLQLTSDCNKFITFAVSYIAPNDVEETKGWFNLTNERPIVPSFYTKKTFIRLHAYIEDSRYTNLYNALKQSYTEPWKQEDIDKYLDGSSELNKEKTNYRNKQWKGNDGLVERKIIYPSDFDYIENPLFFDRDKKDIIDKVKFYTLNFMYAPSGTQYTKAKFSCEGENLTLKIEE, encoded by the coding sequence ATGAACGCACTTACTTCACAACAATGGGTCATCGCTTTCCAATGGAACTACAATGGCAATTTAATAAATAAAAAGATTTCTAAACAAGAAGCAACTAGAGATAATCTTAATGGTGCTGTTATTAGAATTGGCCGTGAGAAACCGTCATGTAACCTGTATTTGGAGGACATTAGTGTATCAGGTCAACACGCGGAAATCTATTTTGATGAACAGCAACAAAAGTTTTTTATTAAGAGTTTGTCCCCTAAGAATACTACCAAAGTAGACGGGCAAGACCTTGTTTATGGTGAGGAACTCCCATTGAAAAATGGCAGTAATATTGTTTTAGGACAGCTAAATATTGAGGTTACTAATATCCAAGTTTACGAGCTTGAAGCGACAAATTATTCAGGTTTCGTTAATCCTAAACCAAATTCAAATCCAGTCAATTCTGTTAGTCCTAGTTCAAATTCAAATCCAGTCAATTCCAATATAAGTTCAATACCAGTCAATCTCAATCCAAATTCAAATCCAGTCAATCTTAATGTAAATTTAAGAAATACCGATCCAGAACCAGACTCAAATAAATCAAAACGTTGGTGGCAAGAGCCTACAATACAGGTAGCAATAATATCAGCAGTAGTAGGAATTGTAACCGCAGCAGTTACTTGGTATAACAATAATCAGACTCAACAAACAGAGATATTAAAATCGCAGCTAGCAACTAATTCTGCGGAAAAACTGAAATATATAGAAAGATTAGAATCTCATAAAAAAGAGGTTATTAAGCTGCTTGAGAAAGATGAAAAAACAGGTAATTTAATCTACAGTAGATTACAATTAACAAGCGATTGTAATAAATTTATAACCTTTGCAGTGTCGTATATCGCACCAAACGATGTAGAAGAAACTAAAGGTTGGTTCAATCTTACTAATGAAAGACCGATAGTCCCTTCTTTTTATACCAAAAAAACTTTTATAAGACTACATGCGTATATTGAAGATAGTCGATATACAAATTTATATAACGCCTTGAAACAAAGTTATACTGAACCCTGGAAACAGGAGGATATAGATAAATATTTAGATGGCAGTAGTGAGCTAAATAAAGAGAAAACGAATTATCGAAATAAACAATGGAAAGGGAATGATGGTTTAGTAGAAAGGAAGATTATTTACCCTAGTGATTTTGATTATATCGAGAACCCTTTGTTTTTTGATAGAGACAAAAAAGACATAATCGATAAAGTCAAGTTTTACACATTAAATTTTATGTATGCGCCAAGTGGAACTCAGTATACAAAGGCAAAGTTTAGTTGTGAAGGAGAAAATTTAACTTTAAAGATAGAAGAGTGA
- a CDS encoding nuclear transport factor 2 family protein, with amino-acid sequence MSSNQQFLQNLYEAFNKGEMETIISVMHPDVKWANGLSGGFVYGRDAVREYWTNQYKVIQVQLETLKFETDENNRNIVTVHQIVRDLQGNLLADSIVEQIFTIENNLISLYEIGKTETIQQMIQKTRTFKE; translated from the coding sequence ATGAGTTCAAATCAGCAGTTTCTGCAAAATTTATACGAAGCCTTCAATAAAGGCGAGATGGAAACCATCATCTCGGTGATGCACCCGGACGTGAAATGGGCAAACGGGTTGTCAGGCGGTTTCGTTTATGGGCGCGATGCGGTGCGCGAATACTGGACTAATCAATATAAGGTGATTCAAGTACAGCTTGAAACCTTAAAATTCGAGACGGATGAAAACAATCGAAATATAGTTACTGTTCATCAAATTGTCAGAGATTTGCAAGGCAATTTACTTGCGGATTCAATAGTTGAGCAAATCTTTACGATTGAGAATAATTTGATTAGTCTATATGAAATTGGCAAAACCGAAACAATTCAACAGATGATTCAAAAGACGAGAACTTTCAAAGAGTGA
- a CDS encoding cysteine hydrolase family protein, which produces MIKGILLAVDLQNSFLITPECVAVVPKVVAHANQFHQVWATRFFNRNPNFSRQVNWNEMVSGQETELSYALIGVVSKTFDKPSYSSMSPDLLQALQKDAITTVAVCGVDTDACVMATALGLFDAGFETFVVSDACASSGGQEYHEAAIKILKRNIGEKYVISFSELLTILSLGFA; this is translated from the coding sequence ATGATTAAAGGGATTTTGTTAGCGGTAGATTTACAAAATAGCTTTTTGATTACACCTGAATGTGTTGCGGTTGTGCCAAAGGTAGTTGCTCATGCTAATCAGTTTCATCAAGTTTGGGCAACTCGCTTTTTTAACCGCAATCCTAATTTCTCACGTCAAGTAAATTGGAACGAGATGGTATCTGGACAGGAAACAGAGCTTTCTTATGCCTTAATTGGCGTTGTTAGCAAAACGTTTGATAAGCCTTCATATTCGTCGATGTCACCTGACCTACTCCAAGCTCTGCAAAAGGACGCTATTACTACAGTTGCAGTGTGTGGGGTTGATACAGATGCTTGTGTGATGGCTACAGCTTTGGGACTATTTGATGCTGGATTTGAAACATTTGTAGTATCGGATGCCTGCGCTTCTAGCGGTGGACAGGAATATCATGAAGCAGCAATTAAGATATTAAAACGCAATATTGGCGAGAAATATGTGATTTCTTTTAGCGAATTACTCACAATATTATCTTTGGGATTTGCATAA
- a CDS encoding outer membrane protein assembly factor BamE, translating into MLTISVVSFLSGCDNNPFDNKPFNQQAWLENPLNKSKDKNARLEMSENLLKNHLQIGMTSQQTRKLLGKPDFVNSNCGDKNSCDNYYLGEYIFLLTFDSTSKLIKKEIVSI; encoded by the coding sequence TTGCTTACAATCTCAGTAGTTTCTTTTTTATCTGGCTGTGACAATAACCCTTTTGATAATAAACCCTTTAATCAACAAGCATGGCTAGAGAATCCTTTGAACAAAAGTAAGGATAAAAATGCACGCCTAGAGATGAGTGAAAATTTACTGAAAAACCATCTCCAAATCGGCATGACAAGCCAACAGACAAGAAAATTACTTGGTAAACCAGATTTCGTTAATTCTAATTGTGGTGATAAAAATAGTTGTGATAACTATTATTTAGGTGAATATATATTTTTACTCACCTTCGATAGTACTTCTAAATTAATCAAAAAAGAGATTGTTTCAATTTAA